Proteins co-encoded in one Candidatus Bathyarchaeota archaeon genomic window:
- a CDS encoding DUF4040 domain-containing protein produces the protein MEPIIEPMVVHILVVVAILVAALIATEAKDILRALIGFILMSVFLSIAFYMLGAPYVSVFQLAIYAGAIAVLFVAALHTMRKMKT, from the coding sequence ATGGAGCCTATCATAGAACCCATGGTGGTTCATATACTTGTGGTGGTGGCGATTCTCGTAGCTGCATTGATAGCGACCGAGGCTAAAGATATCTTAAGAGCCCTAATAGGCTTCATTCTTATGAGCGTTTTTCTGAGTATAGCCTTCTATATGCTTGGGGCTCCGTATGTCTCCGTTTTTCAGCTTGCCATATATGCCGGGGCTATAGCGGTTCTCTTCGTAGCGGCTTTACACACTATGAGGAAGATGAAAACATGA
- a CDS encoding NADH-quinone oxidoreductase subunit H — protein sequence MWLLYLLSLLLFPGFVFLIFVALFYEWIDRKLYARFQNRVGPWVTGPSGILQPLADFIKLLSKEDITPEGADKPLFRSVPVFALAIALTCGLFLPITGVRGLISFEGDLIVAITLMTILSITLFYAGLSSPSRFSIVGAERTMLQLLSYEIPFMLSIASVAVSTGSLSIAGAVAAQKTRWLIIGPNILGFVIFLLAAQAELERVPFDIPEAETEIVAGWLTEFSGRKLALLRLTGDVELFYLSGLAAALFLGGPLGPVIPGLEWLLHPIYFLLKSFIVLFLLSMSKSLFARLRIDEAVSFLWKYVVPLSVLQFLLVRVVV from the coding sequence ATGTGGCTCCTCTACTTGTTGAGTCTTCTCCTATTCCCCGGCTTCGTCTTCTTGATATTTGTAGCCCTCTTCTACGAGTGGATCGACCGCAAACTGTATGCTAGGTTCCAGAACAGGGTCGGTCCATGGGTCACAGGCCCCTCTGGAATACTCCAGCCTCTAGCAGATTTTATAAAATTATTGTCTAAAGAAGATATAACGCCTGAAGGCGCTGATAAACCCTTATTCCGAAGCGTACCTGTTTTCGCGCTTGCGATAGCGTTAACATGCGGCCTATTCTTACCCATAACAGGTGTCCGGGGTCTCATATCATTTGAAGGTGATTTAATAGTCGCCATAACTCTGATGACCATACTATCCATAACGCTCTTCTACGCAGGCCTTTCGTCTCCCAGTCGTTTCTCGATAGTTGGCGCCGAGAGAACGATGCTGCAGCTTTTAAGCTATGAGATCCCCTTCATGCTCTCGATAGCAAGTGTAGCTGTCTCTACCGGCTCTCTGAGCATAGCGGGGGCCGTGGCGGCGCAGAAGACTAGGTGGCTGATCATAGGACCCAACATACTAGGCTTTGTTATATTCCTCTTAGCAGCTCAAGCTGAGCTTGAACGGGTTCCGTTTGACATACCTGAGGCAGAAACCGAGATAGTGGCGGGATGGCTGACCGAGTTTTCAGGACGTAAATTGGCGTTGTTACGTTTAACAGGGGATGTAGAGCTCTTCTATCTCTCAGGTTTAGCGGCTGCGCTCTTTTTAGGAGGACCCTTAGGACCTGTTATACCTGGTTTAGAATGGCTTCTACATCCGATATACTTCCTGCTTAAATCATTTATAGTGTTATTCCTATTGTCGATGTCAAAGTCTCTCTTTGCGAGGCTTAGGATAGATGAGGCCGTTAGTTTTCTATGGAAATACGTAGTACCGCTATCTGTGTTGCAGTTTCTACTTGTTAGGGTGGTGGTCTAA
- a CDS encoding NADH-quinone oxidoreductase subunit K, giving the protein MDGVAQVQTVYMATVVLLIAVGLYCIISKRELLRIILGIEIMASAINLNFLVMGLGRSGIDALAQSMAVMSMAIGACLAAVALALIVNVFRHYGTTDVRKLRRLRW; this is encoded by the coding sequence ATGGATGGTGTAGCCCAGGTTCAAACTGTTTATATGGCTACTGTAGTTCTGTTGATCGCCGTGGGTTTATACTGCATAATCTCTAAGAGGGAGCTTCTTAGGATAATCCTCGGAATAGAAATAATGGCCTCTGCCATAAACTTGAACTTCTTGGTCATGGGGTTGGGTAGGTCTGGTATCGACGCCTTGGCTCAGTCTATGGCTGTGATGTCGATGGCGATCGGTGCTTGCCTAGCCGCTGTCGCTTTGGCTCTTATAGTCAACGTTTTCCGTCACTATGGAACGACCGATGTCCGGAAGCTTAGGCGGTTGAGGTGGTAG
- a CDS encoding NADH-quinone oxidoreductase subunit L yields the protein MVDGSLQLYVNLAWLCWITPIVGALITPLLAKVGDKVRDYGAVAFSLAATLMALMLLPLLFYHVEELPLHSQVSWVEAPGVPVLRELKAGVLLDPLSIIMANVVAFISFLIMVYSLGYMHGEEGLTRYWFFMNFFIGNMLLLVLSDNLIQMLFGWEGVGLCSYALIGFWYRDSKKDWLKCWVGEGKEAYPPSHCGLKAFMFTKFGDLFMILGLLIILAYTGTLEFLKLETAVKTVPVSILLLASLLLLGGPIGKSAQLPLMEWLPDAMAGPTTVSALIHAATMVKAGVYLIARMFPIIYNAAWSGGSPNQLIEFFYAVAWTGAITAFVAATQASTSTELKKVLAYSTVSQIGYMMLGLGVAGLTANFVLGYAGSIFHLISHALFKAALFLAAGAILHAVHSRFLYHMGGLREYMPKTFIFMILAAFSLMGVPLLFSGFWSKDMILEASLAAGEPLLFIIGVGTAGITCFYTVRMLGLVFMGDRRSEVKPHEAPLIMLVPYAILTAISIGLGVVGFLVKDWLESTFHEYLGFSLKLVRGYPNSYDSSAMVATLISSLAMLVIGGYAAYLVYVRRKPSPESLLKNRPWLSALRSFFLKRWYINRLYYFLFVSIPVSVSRWFFENVERPIFDGFNYFVASKVLALSGSFRKTHTGILSYNVLSMVLGILIVFILLLMDLLMGVLA from the coding sequence ATGGTCGATGGTTCTCTTCAATTATACGTGAATCTCGCATGGCTTTGCTGGATAACCCCTATAGTGGGTGCTTTGATAACTCCTCTTTTAGCCAAGGTCGGTGATAAGGTGAGGGATTACGGCGCAGTTGCGTTCTCTTTAGCCGCTACTCTGATGGCTCTAATGCTTCTACCGCTGTTATTCTATCACGTTGAAGAACTTCCTTTACACAGTCAGGTATCTTGGGTAGAGGCTCCTGGTGTACCGGTGCTTAGGGAGCTTAAAGCTGGGGTGCTCTTAGACCCGCTCAGCATAATAATGGCTAATGTGGTCGCTTTCATAAGCTTCCTGATAATGGTTTACTCACTAGGATACATGCATGGTGAAGAGGGATTAACCCGATACTGGTTCTTCATGAACTTCTTCATAGGGAATATGCTTCTGCTCGTTTTATCCGATAACCTCATCCAAATGCTCTTCGGATGGGAAGGTGTAGGGCTATGTAGCTATGCATTGATAGGGTTCTGGTACCGCGACTCTAAGAAGGATTGGCTTAAATGCTGGGTGGGTGAGGGGAAGGAAGCATATCCCCCCTCTCACTGCGGTCTTAAAGCCTTCATGTTCACAAAATTTGGAGACCTATTTATGATACTTGGGTTGTTGATAATTCTTGCTTACACCGGAACGCTAGAATTTCTAAAATTGGAGACTGCTGTTAAAACAGTCCCGGTATCTATTCTGCTTCTAGCAAGCCTTCTGTTGCTAGGTGGACCTATAGGTAAATCAGCTCAGTTGCCTCTTATGGAGTGGCTTCCCGATGCCATGGCAGGCCCTACCACTGTTAGCGCGCTCATACACGCTGCTACCATGGTAAAAGCCGGAGTGTACCTGATCGCTAGGATGTTTCCCATAATTTACAATGCGGCTTGGAGCGGTGGCTCACCTAACCAATTGATAGAGTTCTTTTACGCTGTGGCTTGGACAGGCGCTATCACCGCTTTCGTAGCGGCCACTCAAGCATCGACTTCTACGGAGCTAAAGAAGGTTTTAGCATATTCGACAGTGAGCCAGATCGGTTACATGATGCTTGGGCTCGGGGTCGCTGGTTTAACCGCTAACTTTGTGTTAGGTTATGCCGGAAGCATATTCCACCTGATCAGCCACGCTCTCTTTAAAGCCGCTCTCTTCTTGGCAGCCGGTGCGATACTGCATGCGGTTCACTCCAGGTTCCTTTATCACATGGGTGGGCTTAGAGAATACATGCCTAAGACCTTCATATTCATGATTCTAGCGGCCTTCTCGCTAATGGGTGTACCGCTCTTATTCAGCGGCTTTTGGAGTAAAGACATGATACTCGAAGCCTCTTTAGCGGCAGGTGAGCCTCTCCTATTTATCATAGGTGTCGGTACCGCTGGGATTACATGCTTCTACACCGTTAGGATGCTTGGTCTGGTCTTTATGGGCGATAGAAGAAGTGAAGTGAAGCCTCATGAAGCCCCCTTGATTATGCTTGTCCCATATGCCATTTTGACGGCTATTTCCATCGGATTAGGTGTGGTAGGGTTCCTCGTTAAGGACTGGTTAGAGTCGACGTTCCATGAATATCTAGGGTTCTCTCTTAAACTGGTTCGCGGCTACCCGAACTCATATGATTCATCTGCGATGGTTGCGACTTTGATCTCTAGCCTAGCGATGTTAGTGATCGGAGGTTATGCCGCCTATCTCGTGTATGTGCGTCGGAAGCCGTCCCCTGAAAGCCTCTTGAAGAATAGGCCTTGGTTATCTGCCCTTAGAAGCTTCTTCTTAAAGAGGTGGTATATAAACCGGCTATACTACTTCCTGTTTGTCTCTATACCGGTCTCCGTATCACGGTGGTTCTTCGAGAACGTTGAAAGACCTATTTTCGACGGCTTCAACTATTTTGTGGCTTCTAAGGTCTTAGCTCTTTCAGGAAGCTTCAGAAAAACTCACACAGGTATACTAAGTTATAACGTCTTAAGCATGGTTTTAGGGATTTTAATAGTTTTCATCTTGTTGTTGATGGACCTGCTTATGGGGGTTTTGGCGTGA
- a CDS encoding NADH-quinone oxidoreductase subunit M gives MVPVAASAIALATGKTLKEKTGWIVFAASLYVTWLLLVAALKVYEGGIVVEHYTSVPLIGLFSLVADGVSAPIALTIALLSSIIAVYSIGYMRGEKVLDGYFALYLLYEAGMIGTVLSSNLVFFFIFFELMLIPSWALIAGWGTGDRVRAAFKYFIFTEAGALSVLAAIAITGTLSGTFDMFEVASGMGSVDVNLLVTVVSIFLLGFFIKMAIFPLHTWLPDTYVEASTPISALMSSAMTGIGGYGAIRILYTCFPMVLSLNSFTIVLAVLAFITMVYGGFMAYAQDDLKRLLAYSSISQMGYMLFGVASASTIGVLGAILLYIGHGLCKASLFLVSGIFQRQLKTKYLNELGGLAGRMPYTAIATLISFLGLAGVPPTLGFWSELYIFLGSVYTALSYSLDVYRLAITGLAVVASILSAGYGLWTVKRAFYGEEVKTAKEPHEAPSILLVPTFVLAVLAVLLGIYPTVLTKLFSSPLTSLTFK, from the coding sequence ATGGTACCGGTTGCTGCTTCAGCTATAGCGTTAGCTACCGGTAAAACTCTCAAGGAGAAGACTGGATGGATAGTCTTCGCCGCATCTCTGTATGTCACGTGGCTCCTCTTGGTTGCGGCTCTGAAAGTCTATGAGGGCGGCATAGTCGTCGAGCATTACACCTCAGTGCCCTTAATCGGCCTGTTCAGCCTTGTCGCAGATGGGGTAAGTGCTCCCATAGCGTTGACCATCGCATTGCTCTCTTCGATAATCGCAGTATATTCGATCGGTTATATGCGTGGTGAAAAGGTTTTAGATGGATATTTTGCTCTCTATCTGCTCTATGAGGCCGGGATGATAGGAACGGTTCTGTCATCTAACTTAGTGTTCTTTTTCATATTCTTCGAGCTTATGCTGATACCGTCGTGGGCGCTTATAGCCGGTTGGGGTACAGGCGACCGGGTTAGAGCGGCGTTTAAATATTTCATCTTCACAGAAGCCGGAGCATTATCGGTGTTAGCCGCTATCGCGATCACGGGGACTCTTTCTGGTACGTTTGATATGTTCGAAGTCGCCTCGGGTATGGGGTCCGTAGATGTAAACTTACTCGTTACAGTGGTATCGATTTTCCTCTTGGGCTTCTTCATCAAGATGGCTATTTTTCCGCTACACACCTGGCTCCCAGACACCTATGTCGAAGCTTCAACTCCTATAAGCGCCTTAATGTCGTCTGCGATGACCGGTATAGGTGGATACGGGGCCATAAGAATATTATACACGTGTTTCCCAATGGTTTTATCTCTGAATTCCTTCACCATAGTCTTGGCTGTTCTAGCGTTTATAACTATGGTCTATGGAGGATTTATGGCGTATGCTCAAGACGATCTAAAGAGGCTTCTAGCCTATTCTAGCATAAGCCAGATGGGTTACATGTTGTTTGGGGTTGCAAGTGCATCTACCATCGGCGTTTTAGGGGCTATACTACTCTACATCGGTCACGGCCTCTGCAAAGCCTCTCTATTCTTGGTCTCAGGTATATTCCAACGTCAACTTAAGACTAAATATCTTAATGAACTAGGCGGATTAGCTGGCCGGATGCCCTACACGGCTATAGCAACTCTCATAAGCTTCCTGGGTCTCGCAGGGGTTCCACCGACCCTAGGTTTTTGGAGTGAACTCTATATATTTCTAGGCTCTGTGTATACGGCGTTAAGCTATAGCTTGGATGTTTACAGGCTTGCGATCACTGGTCTCGCAGTCGTGGCGTCTATTCTATCAGCTGGTTATGGCCTATGGACCGTTAAGAGGGCCTTCTACGGCGAAGAAGTAAAGACCGCTAAAGAGCCTCATGAAGCTCCTTCGATTCTGCTTGTGCCGACCTTCGTCCTAGCTGTACTGGCAGTGTTGCTGGGAATCTATCCGACAGTGTTAACAAAACTATTTTCTTCCCCGCTGACCTCTTTAACCTTTAAATAA
- the ndhC gene encoding NADH-quinone oxidoreductase subunit A yields MSIEGLLGAPVIAFVASLVIAGILYAIGGSIAPKPKSSSKAKYQPYACGQEVPPERVPMTIWLYKFAMAFVVVDVASFLFILSMGTPLVSPLRELILIYGMLLLIALVTLTWR; encoded by the coding sequence ATGTCCATAGAGGGATTGTTGGGGGCGCCGGTAATAGCGTTCGTAGCATCGCTCGTGATAGCAGGCATCTTATACGCCATAGGAGGATCGATAGCTCCCAAGCCCAAGTCCTCCAGCAAGGCGAAATATCAACCCTATGCTTGTGGGCAAGAGGTCCCCCCTGAACGCGTCCCGATGACCATCTGGCTCTATAAGTTCGCTATGGCCTTCGTGGTAGTCGATGTGGCTTCCTTCCTGTTCATACTTAGTATGGGTACTCCCCTGGTAAGTCCCTTGAGGGAACTTATCCTTATATACGGCATGTTGCTGCTGATCGCTTTAGTTACTTTGACCTGGAGATGA